Part of the Hemiscyllium ocellatum isolate sHemOce1 chromosome 9, sHemOce1.pat.X.cur, whole genome shotgun sequence genome, ccatgctgcaaCTTGAAAAGCTGACTAATCCAAATGTGATAAATCTCCTAGACTCAATGAGCTTCTTCCTAGAGTGTTGTCAGAGTTGACTCTTTGGATTTCTCAACTCCAGCGAGATATAGGAGCTCACTCATTGAACATTTTCAGAGCAAATACCAATTGATTTCTAGAGAATAATGACATAAAGTGGCATTGATGAaactcatgggctgaatggcctgttcctgttctgtattCTAGTATATACACTTACATATTTTATTTTCAGATTGGGTTTGTCCATTTTTCATCACTTTTGGAGCATGTATGATACTATCAACTGTCGCCTGTTGTCTGTTTCACATGAGGAAGACCAGAAATCGGAAAAGAGAGATAACAGAATGGGTGAATGCCATGAAATATGGGGGCAAAGTATACCATCCATTACTGCACTGGATTAAGAACAACAGTGAGTTATCCATTAAAACCAGAATGTATTCCacaggaaatgagaaatgcaagaaGAGAAAGGTTTGGGAAACTCGTGCCATATCACCAGTGAGATATGCAAAGAGAATGGAGGAACCAGGTGTGCTTACTTGTGAAGCAGGTGACTCTAATAGTATGCCGCttggaaacaagcctttccccAAATCACCAGTTTATGTTGCTTCTGGTGAAGCTAGTTCCCTGCATTTTCACACTAATAGTAAACAAGCCAATCATAGATCTTCTTTACATCGGGAGAAATTCCAACAGCAAGTCTTTCCAACCCCTGTCTTTATGAGTGAAACATTTGCTAATTTTCACAAATATGTGATGGAAACCGATGGACGGCAATCTGCCATAGCTTGTCCAGATGTCAGTGATTCATTAAGTTCTTCAGACAACCAGGTGTATTCAGATTCTATTTCAACTCGACTGTCTGATTTAAAGCCTACAAAGCAGCAGGCTTCAACCATTACAAAGGAGTTGTGTAAGACACCAACATTGTCGGAGTCAAACTCAGACACCCAGAAATCCAATGTTTATTCAGTCCCTTTGTGaacattttttgtttgtttttcagactccaAATGCTGTATTCGATCTATTCAAAACCAGTTGACTTGCCAAATTATGGTGTTCTAAAAAAATCTGCATCATTTCAAGATTCCATGATTCTCGCAGCTGAATAATCAGCATGTTTTTTAAATCTATTCTTCCCTGAAATCAATTCCAGCTCGTATCAAAAGTATTACCTTCAAATTTCACTTTACAATTAAGTAACTTTCATGTATTTTGTTTCAACTTTGGTGTGGCCTATTCTGGAAATTTTATGCATTTCATATGATGTGTTCACTTTAAGTTGTATACATGTAAGCCAAACAGCTTGTGTTTTTAGTGGTTAGATTTTAAATTAAAAGGAAAATTTGATTTTTAGTGCAGCATAATTGTGGATTCAAATGCAAATCTATTGTTTTTATAATGAATACAATTCAAATCCTTTTGATCCAAACTTAAATACTTAACACTGTTTTTATCATTAAAACATGATAGGTGCATTTATACATGCATTTTGTCCTTTCCATGCTTTAATTCCAGGGCAAGGGGTATGTCTTAGAACGTTTTCTTATCTAAAGTAAGACTTGCCTCCAGCTGTAGAGGAGGCAGTGTTCTGGTTGGGAGTATCATAGTTATCCAGAGTCTCAGGCTAATGCTTGGGAACTTAGGTTTGAATCCAACCTcaaaatgatgaaatttgaattcaatcaattaATAGACCTGAATGTTAATGGCAATCGTGAAACCATTGTAAATTTATGTAAAAgttcagctgcttcattgatgTCATATAGGCTACTGATCTGGTCTATATGTAACTCCATGGCTTcatcaatgtagttaactcttaaATTGCCTAGCAAGATTCAGTTGTAGCAAACCACTTCCACTAAGGAATGAAATTGGAATGACGACCAGCATACATAAtagcaaagtcctccttactaatttCTAGgtgccaattcaattcattccacatgataacAATAAATTCCCAAAATCACTGAATACTGTACTGCAAAGATTGTGAGCCTGGACAACTTTCTGACAATAGTACTAAGTGTTTGTGCTCCAGACTAGCCGCACCTCCAGCCCTGTTTCAGTATGACAATACCACTAACATCTATCCGAAAAGATAGAAAAACACCCACGTACATTCTGTGCACAAAATGAGGGACAGAATACGTTGGGAATGCACAAaataatgtagggaatctaatctttaaaaaaaacagtgactacattttagaaatttgaaatagaaccagtttgattcaagattgggatagacagactctaacctcacattgtctgagctgagatatcaccttttttgtaaatctttaagttatctcaagaatatgacttaaaagaagttctggaatttacatattaatgaaccaaaacctgcaacctgcaattctaaatgatgaaagacttaatagcaatccGGATTTGTTCaatacagaagaacctcgattatccgaacaaggtgggcgggcactatttcgttcagataattgattatttggttaattgatttcctctgagGCTTGGAGTTTTCAGTGGTCTGCTCCGTGTTCAGGAGACTACGCAGCAGCACACTGCGCGCAAGACCCCGCCCCCTGTCTGCCCGCCtccacccgcccccaccctacccccccaaccccatctgctCCCATCCCgcccccaaatcctgtccacccccccacaccctccgCCCCTAAACCCATCTCTCACCACCCGCGCCCAACCTCACCTGGCTGctggactgtacaccaacagtaaGAATGCtactgcctttgtggggtaagccGCCAAAtagtgcgcgcgcgcacacacacacacaaacaatttaTTCCTGTaacgttttgacaggttccacctttgtcatgtacaggacaatgttggagacattatctggggaaggggggttgagGGTACACGCCTGTGTAAAACTCCATTGTGGTGAGAGAGAGCGCatgaggtcagtcatttagagacggtgtctggactgtccaggactgtCCTTGGCAACATTTGAGTGAGCcgagtttgtttttaatcattgtacctgtaaacaaaagacgtgatcGTAGGTTGAAACAGCTTTTTGAtaggacctcaagatctccttcggataatccgatacagtattcagataatcaaatttccttataatttcagttgcatgacactgtaacctttttTAATGTGTCTTATGCTCTGCTgtacagctatctgatgaaggaacagtgctctgacagctagtcttccaaataaacctgtcggcctataacctggtattgtgtgacttttacCACATTTTACCACTTGATTAGCTCTAAAACAGTTTGAATGCCCTACATTTCTGAGAGGCACAATAAAAATGCaagtgtttttttctctcagacaATTGAACATGGCCAGGAACTGAAATTATCAATGGTATAATAAGCAAGCAGTTACTATCTTTAGGAAAGATTAGGAGAAGATTGACATGAAGAAAGAATTCTAATCAAATTTATATTGATTGGATATCCAATGGTATTGTGGGAATGTGTACATGTCAGCAGATGTCACATAATCAAAAATTGATTCATGGGTGACGCATTGTCATCTAGCATTAGAAGGGGAAGCCATTTGTCTGCCCCATTtatgggaagggattcactcttTATTCTGGTCTTTGGTCGCACAAATTCATGCTGAGGAGAAGCAATTCAATAGTGTTGCTTGTGGAAAGAAGTTTGGGTCTGTATCCTATCTCAATATACACAAGcgtgttcacactggggagagccCTTTCACCTGCTCCACATGTGGAAAAGGATTCTTCTACTTTTAGGAGGGGAAGAAATCTGATACATTCACCACCAAGTATGATCCTGTCCCAAAACTAGAAGCTCCCAGATTAGTTTCCTTTTCTATGTTCCATTATTAATCTCAGATGGAATGATGATTGCAGGACTACAATTTGACTCAGAGCCACTGGACTAGGATGCAGTTAATTCTTTTGTAATTAtttgaagacaaatggaatatatATTTTCTGGCTAACATTTATTCCTCTATCAACAGATCCAAAAAAAGACTGGTCACTTATCTTGTTGTTGTGTCTGAATCATTGCTACGTGCAAACTTGTTACTACATTTGCCGATAAGCCAATAAGCTCTAACCTTTTAAAGCTaaagttctttctttctttgaagCCAGCATTTAGATACTTTAAATGAAAAATCTATCAGAAACCGAAAGAACCCAGATGTCATTATTTTATTACACTACAGACTATTTTTTCATTAAGATACTTTTTTTTATGTAGATCAATGGAATCTTTGGTTTacagatattttaaaatgaaattgtaAAAGTTCGGTATTCAATTTTGAACAGGTCTGTGTCAACTTCATGGTCGAGCAATTCAAAACTGATTCTACCATTTGTTCTTTTCCTTAATCCAGCATCACCCAGTACTTTCTATTGTTATGCATTTTGCTTTTCAAATAATAAATGAGTACTACTCAACATATTCCTGTATAAGAAAAAGCAAATTGCATTTGTATAGAGCCTTTCATGACTACAGGACCACCCAAACTGCTTTGTAGCTattaaagtaatttttaaaatgcagttaTTGTAGGAGATACAGCAGCAATTTGCACATGATAAGTTCCAAAAGGCAGCAACGTGATAATTAccaaacaatttatttttatgaTGTTGATAGAGGAGTAAATATTGGCTAACCACTGGGGTAACTCCCATACTCTTTTTCAAAATCATGCCAGGGGATCTTCTTTAAAGCCATATAAGATGACAAAGAAGGCTTCAATTTAACATCTGATCCAAAAAAGCAGCAGACTGCATTTATTTGTAGAATCAGACTAGGGTCAGCACTTTATGCACTTGTGCAAATAGAGCAGCAGTCACAGTGATTCATTTTCTGTTTAAAATGAGAGATGCTTTTAAGTGCCCTtggaggtttttttaaaattcattcacagaacgtTGGCATCGCTGGCTAGACCTGCATTTATCAGCCCTTTCTAATTGtctttgagaatgtggtggtgaagtGCCATTTAAACCATTACAGAACATGGCAGATAGGTACCCACAATACCATGAGGGAGGAAGTGTCAGAATATTGATCCAGTGATAATGATGGAAAGATGACATGGTTCCAAGTCAGACTGGTGCGTCctaatattttcaaataaacaaacATCTTAAATTGAGTTTTGACATGCAATTTGAAACCTGATATTAAAGAGTAAATTTACAGAAACATGTTAAGATGACAATTTCCCCCAAAGTGTCCTCTTTGTTTATCACTTGTTATTATTAAAATTCACCCCAGAATACatcagcattttgttttcatggCATATTCCGCTTTGAAAAGCATGTATGGGAATACTCCATCTTGCATTATTTATTAAATTATTTGATGAAAGAATGTATTCTCCGGTAGCTGGGTGTTCCTGAGAaacgagagtgtagtgctggaaaagcacagcaggtcaggcagcatccgaggagcaggagaatcgatgttttgggcataagcccttcatcaggaaaggctgatgacctgctgtgcttttccagcaccacactctcaactctgatttccagcatctgcagtgctcactttctccctgttcctgAGAAATGGCATTCATTATTGTATCCACAAGCAAGATTTTTATTCATTATAATTCTTCAATGTCTTGAATAAAGAAGACATTATTAAATCAAAAGAATTAATCAACCAACATGGGCTCATGAACACAACTCCAGGTTTAAAGCCTCATTAACTACCAGTTGAGTTGGACAGGAATCACCTCCACAAAACCTAAGTTCATCCACAATGTTTATGTACAATGTGTGGAAAATTAAATAACTTATCCCCATAACAAAGATATGAAGTTAGACTTGATGCTCCTGTCGCTGAGTGGAAATGTGTTAGAAAAAGTTGCCCTTGTATTGATAGTTGCTGTACATTTAGTTAGTGTGTGCATTCGCAACCATTCTTGATGAATTTCCATATCATCCAGAGTTACAGTGAATATAGCACCTCAAACAGTGCAGTACATCCACAGTGTTGCACCATAATTTCAGCCTTTAGTTTTGAGCTCAGATCATGGAATGGATGAATCAAACTCAAACTGGCTCAGACAAGATCGCGATCAACTTAATCCTAGCTCACACACATGTACAGAGACTCCAAACAAAAGAAGCACTGGCATTATGGCCTGTTGTTTATTTGTGTTCAGGTTTcgttgggttggtgatatcatttcctgtgatgatgtctcACTCTTTGGGCTGTAACTCTGCCCATCACTTATTCCTTACCCACCTGATCTTCTGCATAAAAGCCAACTTTcagctaccatcaattctgaacttggggtcactggacccaaaatgtacGACTACTCTGATTCATTAAACAACAGTGTGCGTGTGCAAGTAAAACACAGATATAATTGGACACTAATAGAAAACAGCAGCCAGTCTCGAAGGTGCATCGAAAGGGTgaatttagattaaattagattaattacagtatagaaacaggcccttcggcccaacaagtccatacagaccctctgaagagcaatccacccagacccattccccttcacctaacactacgggcaatttagcatggccaattcacctaatctgcactttttttttggactgtgggaggaaaccggagcgcccggaggaaacctacacagacacagggagaatgtgcaaactccacacagacagttgcctgagacagaaattgaacccaggtctctagtgccgtgaggcagcattgctaaccactgtgccactgtgccatccagattttaatttgttttcataAAAACTAAAACATTTCTTTCTAATGTACCTTCCTGCCACCAAAAACAAACTGGTTCCCAGTACCGGAGGCTGCATCCTTGCGTTGACCTtccctgtccccactccctgcgtAGATCTCCCTGTCCCAAGCTTTGGTCCTCCTCCCACTGGAGAGAGTAAGCTCTGCATAAGCCACAGCCTCATCCCCCTCTGCCCACAAACACTTCATTAGTGGCATGTGCAGTGATGCTAACATCCCTGTACACAGCATGTGGTGATACGATCTGAGCAATTCATACACAGATgctcccagcacccagctcataggCTGTATCTGCATGTGCGTGGAACCATTTTAGCGCTGTGGAAAATCACTCCAAAATtggaaatgctgaaaatcatgCAATGAAATATATGGAGAGCCAAATAAAGTTTTTACACCAACATGCCATGCCTCATACAAGCTCCATATATTTCATCTCGCCTTCTAACACAGAAAGCATGAAGCCAAACCACTAAGACTGCTGTATAACAAAAAATataatttgctggaaaaactcagcaggtctggcaacatctgtgtagagaaatcagagttaacatttagggtCCAGTTCCTTGACATCTCTTTTAATTTCTGGGATTAGGCAAACTGACCAACTTCCACAGTTACCTTgattatacatcctcacaccctactTCTTGTAAAGACTGTATTCCATTCTCCAAGTTCCTCCATCTCTGAAACTTCTGTTCGGATGATGCCAAATTCAACAAAGGCCTCCAAAATATCCACCTTCTTTCAGccaaggattccccagcactggGTCTGACACATCTCTTCCACTTTAGCCCTCACACTTTGTCTTTCCTCTCACAACAGCAATTGGATcgcccttgtcctcacctaccatcccaccagcattcacatccaGAAGACCATTAGCCACCATTTTCACTACCTTCAGTGGatgccaccatcagacacataTTCACCTCTCTCGACAGCCTTCTACAAGGATCATTCCTTCTGGGACTACCAACTCCACTACCAAGATCTCCCTACAGTCCCACTGCatcttcccttgcaaccgcagaacatgtaacatctgcccatttactttctcctcaatatccaagggctcaaacataccttccaggtgaagcagtgcccACTCATACTGCAtaagctgttcacaatgtggtttcctctgCACTGAAAAAATGAAATGtggactgggtgaccgcttcacaTAGTGACTATATTCTGTCTGAAAAAAAAGACCCTAGGCTTCCAGTTGCCACCCTATTTCCTGGCTaacatctgtctcaggcttgcagcactGTTcctgtgaagctcagcacaaactggaagaatagcatttcattttctgcttgggaactctacagtcttctggactcaatattgagtacaACAATTTTAGGACTTGACCATGCTTCCCCAACCCTCACACACCAGGACCTTGTCATCGTGTAATGTTAAATGGTTAAATAGTACTGTATCTGTGGACATTAATGTTAAAGGGTTAAACTATACTATCCTTCTGCAAGAAggtgaacattctggaagtgggtggggggggCGACATTTTGTCTCACAAATAGCAGGCAAAAATTTAGATGACTATCCATTGTAATCCACATCTAATTTGGACAACCaaattgggggcgggggggggggttgtaGAGTACCTGTGAGCATTACCGACTGGCCTGTATAAAGGaattgtgttttctttgttcagacTCTCACTTTGAATCGACTTCACACGCCTGCAAAGAGGGTCAAAGGGGGTAACCCAGcttgtacaagctttaataaactttaactgtgcAAAAGTCAGTGTGCGTGAATTGCATCTTGTGTGTGAAACCTTGGAAAAAGAACCTAACAATCGtttggtctgctattacacacaacccattgttggCCATTAATAGTCCCCATTCACAGCTATTCATTCCTTTGCCTGTTCAACTGTTCTTCTCacaggatgtaagtttgctcactgagctggaaggtttgttttcagacatttcgtcaccatactaagcAAGATCATCAGTGGGCCTCTGCGGAAGCACTGGCAGTATGGCCTGTTTTATatttgtgttcaggttttgttgggttggtgatatcatttcctgtgatgatgtctcACTCTTTGGTCTATAACTCTGCCCATCACTTATTCCTTACCCACCTGATCTTCTGCATAAAAGCCAACTTCCAGCTAGAATCAGTTCTGAACTtgggggtcactggacccaaaatgttaactctgatttctcttcacagatgcagccaaacctgctgtgtttttccagcaatttctgtttttctttctgatttccaacatctgcaatttttttttgaggCTTCTATATAAGTTCTGTTTCTGCTCCAAACTCTGACGACAATGGATTAATGAATGAATGTTTTTTATTTACTACTTAAGACGAATGTCCAAACTCATTAGCACGTAATCCAGTGTATTTTTTCAAAActtgaattttatttttgttgttaTACAGGTGTTAAAGAATCTGTAAACACAACCACTTTAGTGATTTATTGATCACTG contains:
- the LOC132818794 gene encoding uncharacterized protein LOC132818794; this encodes MILPNNWVCPFFITFGACMILSTVACCLFHMRKTRNRKREITEWVNAMKYGGKVYHPLLHWIKNNSELSIKTRMYSTGNEKCKKRKVWETRAISPVRYAKRMEEPGVLTCEAGDSNSMPLGNKPFPKSPVYVASGEASSLHFHTNSKQANHRSSLHREKFQQQVFPTPVFMSETFANFHKYVMETDGRQSAIACPDVSDSLSSSDNQVYSDSISTRLSDLKPTKQQASTITKELCKTPTLSESNSDTQKSNVYSVPL